One genomic region from Magallana gigas chromosome 3, xbMagGiga1.1, whole genome shotgun sequence encodes:
- the LOC105344726 gene encoding uncharacterized protein isoform X2, translating into MTGYTYSSYSSGSSIWDCHLIEGDFVVSKAQGTIDLFGSPFDAYICQKLTKITSYSYNYYLESDVQANAGNDRLNVFGTGTTVSVSQACSKTTAIPTEEFHVLVKTANIADVKQWFPTPLLGTFEYTKVTDAGVSTCGTGSVMDVCTNRTTMTLNMTQCSSVVAYSQGEVYAVTYIVSGSTHFVVVVNPGTPDGSTYFRFSCLAVSQSGSTVTVVEKSGSCGPGQNTTLTGTGGSKYTMTPYITCRKYSFCSVIVLFLFL; encoded by the exons ATGACCGGATACACTTACTCCTCCTACAGCTCCGGAAGTTCCATATGGGATTGTCATCTCATCGAGGGAGACTTTGTGGTTTCAAA aGCACAAGGCACAATAGATCTATTTGGAAGTCCATTTGATGCTTATATCTGTCAAAAACTTACTAAGATCACCAGCTACTCCTACAATTACTACCTTGAATCCG ATGTTCAAGCCAACGCCGGTAACGACAGGCTGAATGTTTTTGGCACTGGGACGACCGTTTCCGTGAGTCAAGCATGTTCAAAAACGACAGCTATACCCACAGAGGAGTTTCACGTCCTTGTGAAAACTG CAAACATCGCTGATGTTAAACAGTGGTTTCCAACGCCGTTGCTAGGCACGTTTGAATACACAAAGGTCACAGATGCCGGAGTGTCCACGTGTGGCACGGGATCGGTTATGGACGTCTGCACAAATCGCACTACGATGACATTAAACATGACACAGTGTTCTTCTGTTGTGGCCTACTCGC AGGGAGAAGTTTACGCTGTGACGTATATCGTCAGCGGGTCTACGCATTTTGTAGTCGTTGTCAATCCGGGTACTCCTGATGGATCTACTTACTTCCGTTTTAGTTGCCTG GCTGTTTCACAATCAGGATCCACCGTCACAGTGGTAGAAAAAAGCGGAAGTTGTGGTCCCGGACAGAACACGACTCTAACTGGAACTGGGGGCTCTAAATACACCATGACACCATACA TAACTTGCCGTAAGTATAGCTTTTGTTCTGTGATTGTATTATTTCTATTcctttaa
- the LOC105344726 gene encoding uncharacterized protein isoform X1 → MKMNYRDSYWGVYFICFGSLLSTTESTCNYPTDLQNGVWDDSQKGSITYTTTTMTGYTYSSYSSGSSIWDCHLIEGDFVVSKAQGTIDLFGSPFDAYICQKLTKITSYSYNYYLESDVQANAGNDRLNVFGTGTTVSVSQACSKTTAIPTEEFHVLVKTANIADVKQWFPTPLLGTFEYTKVTDAGVSTCGTGSVMDVCTNRTTMTLNMTQCSSVVAYSQGEVYAVTYIVSGSTHFVVVVNPGTPDGSTYFRFSCLAVSQSGSTVTVVEKSGSCGPGQNTTLTGTGGSKYTMTPYITCRKYSFCSVIVLFLFL, encoded by the exons AGAGTACGTGCAATTACCCGACGGACCTCCAAAACGGGGTATGGGACGACAGTCAGAAAGGCTCGATCACATACACAACCACCACGATGACCGGATACACTTACTCCTCCTACAGCTCCGGAAGTTCCATATGGGATTGTCATCTCATCGAGGGAGACTTTGTGGTTTCAAA aGCACAAGGCACAATAGATCTATTTGGAAGTCCATTTGATGCTTATATCTGTCAAAAACTTACTAAGATCACCAGCTACTCCTACAATTACTACCTTGAATCCG ATGTTCAAGCCAACGCCGGTAACGACAGGCTGAATGTTTTTGGCACTGGGACGACCGTTTCCGTGAGTCAAGCATGTTCAAAAACGACAGCTATACCCACAGAGGAGTTTCACGTCCTTGTGAAAACTG CAAACATCGCTGATGTTAAACAGTGGTTTCCAACGCCGTTGCTAGGCACGTTTGAATACACAAAGGTCACAGATGCCGGAGTGTCCACGTGTGGCACGGGATCGGTTATGGACGTCTGCACAAATCGCACTACGATGACATTAAACATGACACAGTGTTCTTCTGTTGTGGCCTACTCGC AGGGAGAAGTTTACGCTGTGACGTATATCGTCAGCGGGTCTACGCATTTTGTAGTCGTTGTCAATCCGGGTACTCCTGATGGATCTACTTACTTCCGTTTTAGTTGCCTG GCTGTTTCACAATCAGGATCCACCGTCACAGTGGTAGAAAAAAGCGGAAGTTGTGGTCCCGGACAGAACACGACTCTAACTGGAACTGGGGGCTCTAAATACACCATGACACCATACA TAACTTGCCGTAAGTATAGCTTTTGTTCTGTGATTGTATTATTTCTATTcctttaa